A window of Sphingobacterium sp. SRCM116780 contains these coding sequences:
- a CDS encoding helix-turn-helix domain-containing protein encodes MNALGKKIRLLRHQKGWSQEDVAKRLDISIPAFSKIETGITDVNLSRLNQISKLFNLSVVQLLSTSDTEEDRESLNELADLNKKLQLRETEVIDLQKKVIDLYEQLHKK; translated from the coding sequence ATGAATGCACTAGGAAAAAAAATTCGTTTATTGAGACACCAAAAAGGGTGGAGCCAAGAAGATGTTGCGAAGAGATTAGATATTTCAATTCCAGCTTTTTCTAAAATTGAGACAGGAATTACAGATGTTAATCTTTCTCGTCTAAATCAGATTTCAAAACTATTTAATTTGTCTGTAGTTCAATTATTATCCACCTCCGATACTGAGGAAGATAGAGAATCTTTGAATGAATTAGCAGATTTAAACAAAAAATTGCAATTGCGTGAAACAGAAGTTATTGACTTGCAAAAGAAAGTAATCGATCTTTACGAACAATTACATAAGAAATAG
- the scpB gene encoding SMC-Scp complex subunit ScpB: MKDIIHNIEAIIYASEEGITVQDIKLVLQEALAIEVSKDEIQNLIDRIVEKHLSEDQVLELKVINNAYQFLTKSTYHEAINQLQIHRDKKKLSQAALETLAIIAYRQPVTKLEVEQIRGVSCDYSIQRLLEKRLIQIAGKSDAIGKPLLYSTSAQFMNHFGINGVRDLPQLKDIVSEENTIGEVVE; encoded by the coding sequence GTGAAAGATATTATTCATAACATAGAAGCGATTATTTATGCTTCGGAAGAGGGTATTACAGTTCAGGATATCAAGCTAGTGCTTCAAGAAGCTTTAGCTATTGAGGTTTCAAAAGATGAAATACAAAATTTAATCGATAGAATAGTTGAAAAACATCTGTCTGAAGACCAAGTGCTCGAATTAAAAGTAATTAATAATGCTTATCAATTCTTGACAAAATCTACTTATCATGAAGCGATCAATCAATTACAGATCCATCGAGACAAGAAAAAACTAAGTCAAGCTGCATTGGAGACTTTAGCTATTATCGCTTATAGACAACCGGTTACCAAGCTTGAGGTGGAACAAATAAGGGGTGTTAGCTGTGATTACTCTATTCAACGGTTATTAGAAAAAAGATTGATTCAAATTGCAGGAAAATCAGATGCAATAGGTAAACCTTTGCTTTATAGTACTAGTGCTCAATTTATGAATCATTTTGGTATTAATGGTGTGAGAGATTTACCACAATTGAAAGATATTGTTTCAGAAGAAAATACAATAGGTGAAGTTGTTGAATAG
- the mqnC gene encoding cyclic dehypoxanthinyl futalosine synthase, whose translation MNISSLLEKALKFEFLTKEEGMYLYHHAATADLSYVANELRKIQVPHGKVTWQIDRNVNTTNVCIANCKFCNFFRRPGHDESYITDIETYKQKIEETFLYGGDQLLLQGGHHPDLGLAFYTDLFRKLKELYPTLKLHSLGPPEIAHVSKLENMSHIEVLKAMKEAGLDSLPGAGAEILNDRVRRLISKGKCGGKEWLDVMRAAHQINLPTSATMMFGHIETIEERFEHLVWIREVQAEKSEGNYGFIAFIPWPFQDDGTLLKRLRGITNDVTGEEYIRMIALSRIMLPNIKNIQASWLTVGKRTAQLCLHAGANDFGSIMIEENVVSAAGAPHRFTANSIQEAIKEAGFEPQLRTQRYDFRELPEHMVEQVINY comes from the coding sequence ATGAATATAAGCAGTTTATTAGAAAAAGCCTTAAAATTTGAGTTCTTAACCAAAGAAGAGGGCATGTATTTATATCATCATGCTGCCACAGCAGATTTGAGCTATGTAGCAAATGAATTACGTAAAATTCAAGTTCCTCATGGTAAGGTCACTTGGCAAATAGATCGTAATGTAAATACGACTAATGTTTGTATTGCAAACTGTAAATTTTGTAATTTTTTCCGTAGACCTGGTCATGACGAAAGTTACATTACAGATATTGAAACTTACAAGCAAAAGATTGAGGAGACATTTTTATATGGAGGAGACCAGTTATTGTTACAGGGTGGACACCATCCTGATCTCGGTTTAGCCTTTTATACTGATCTTTTCAGAAAGTTGAAAGAACTTTACCCAACATTAAAACTTCACTCTTTAGGTCCTCCAGAAATTGCTCATGTTTCTAAATTAGAGAACATGAGTCATATTGAGGTTTTAAAAGCCATGAAAGAAGCGGGACTAGATTCACTACCTGGAGCTGGAGCCGAAATTTTAAATGATCGAGTTAGACGTCTGATATCGAAAGGAAAATGTGGTGGTAAAGAGTGGTTAGATGTTATGCGTGCTGCGCATCAAATTAATCTCCCTACTTCAGCAACGATGATGTTTGGACATATCGAAACCATTGAGGAACGTTTTGAACATTTAGTTTGGATTAGAGAAGTGCAAGCTGAAAAATCAGAAGGCAATTATGGTTTTATCGCCTTTATTCCTTGGCCATTCCAGGATGATGGAACGCTATTAAAAAGATTAAGGGGCATCACGAATGATGTGACTGGAGAAGAATATATACGTATGATTGCTTTGAGTAGGATTATGCTTCCAAATATTAAAAATATTCAAGCTTCTTGGTTAACCGTTGGAAAAAGAACTGCTCAACTCTGCTTACATGCAGGAGCCAATGATTTTGGATCCATTATGATTGAGGAAAATGTTGTTTCTGCCGCAGGAGCCCCGCATCGGTTTACGGCTAATTCTATTCAAGAAGCAATAAAAGAGGCTGGTTTTGAACCGCAGTTGAGAACTCAACGTTATGATTTCCGTGAGCTACCGGAGCATATGGTCGAACAAGTTATCAATTATTAA
- a CDS encoding D-alanyl-D-alanine carboxypeptidase: MKCFKKILPIFILFLNSYIVYAQQFTDVYAKLQQSQILNDHFFGFSLYDLDSNRFVVDINGHKHFTPASNTKVFTLYTALEILGDSIPGLQYVERGDSLLFWGTGDPTFLHSKMDSHIVYNFLKNTDKKLFFVPTKMQNRFFAAGWAMDDFDAYYQPEIATFPVYGNVVTFREQANNKMSIVPSFFQNKLTLNPAIDHGEFSLSRAFTKNEFWKSRETIPNNYVNEIPFKYDDSLAIKLLSDTLHKNIQIIGYTKPNQVKTIYSNATSYVLREMMLPSDNYLAEQILMMSSLQKFETFDTYLVRNWMQQTHYKYFSDEVVIHDGSGLSSYNKITPQSMVDVLVSIKNKLPDESRRFKLFSTGGVDGTLKRSYSLDQGVPFVFAKTGTVTSVYCQSGYLITRSGRKMAFSFLNNNFIDEKASTIRKEMVDIVTYIRQNY, translated from the coding sequence ATGAAATGTTTTAAGAAAATACTCCCTATTTTTATTTTATTCTTAAATAGCTATATTGTTTATGCTCAGCAATTTACGGATGTTTATGCTAAATTACAACAATCTCAAATTCTTAACGACCATTTTTTTGGATTTTCCTTGTATGATTTAGACAGTAATCGGTTTGTTGTCGATATTAATGGCCATAAGCACTTTACACCTGCTTCCAATACAAAGGTTTTTACACTTTATACAGCATTGGAAATACTAGGAGATTCTATACCAGGTTTACAATATGTAGAAAGGGGAGACTCTTTGCTGTTTTGGGGGACAGGGGATCCCACTTTTTTGCACAGTAAAATGGATTCTCATATTGTTTATAACTTTTTAAAGAATACAGACAAAAAATTATTTTTTGTTCCAACTAAAATGCAAAATAGATTTTTTGCAGCAGGTTGGGCAATGGATGATTTTGATGCCTATTATCAACCTGAAATCGCAACTTTTCCCGTTTATGGTAATGTAGTAACATTTAGAGAACAGGCAAATAATAAGATGAGCATTGTTCCTTCATTTTTTCAAAATAAATTGACACTCAATCCTGCCATTGACCATGGAGAATTTTCATTAAGTCGAGCATTTACTAAAAATGAATTTTGGAAATCTCGAGAGACGATACCCAATAATTATGTGAATGAAATTCCCTTTAAATACGATGATTCACTTGCTATTAAATTATTGTCAGATACCTTACATAAAAATATTCAAATAATAGGGTATACTAAACCTAACCAAGTAAAAACTATTTACTCAAATGCAACGAGTTATGTACTACGAGAAATGATGTTACCAAGTGACAATTATTTAGCAGAACAGATACTCATGATGAGTTCATTACAAAAATTTGAAACATTTGATACTTATTTGGTTCGAAATTGGATGCAACAAACCCATTATAAGTATTTCTCAGATGAAGTTGTTATACATGATGGGTCAGGCCTTTCTTCTTATAATAAAATCACTCCTCAAAGTATGGTTGATGTTCTGGTCAGTATCAAAAATAAACTTCCTGATGAATCTAGAAGATTTAAACTATTCTCTACAGGAGGCGTTGATGGAACATTAAAACGTTCCTATAGTTTGGATCAGGGTGTTCCATTTGTATTTGCGAAGACAGGAACCGTTACATCTGTTTACTGTCAAAGTGGATATTTGATAACAAGATCAGGGCGAAAGATGGCGTTTTCGTTTTTAAATAATAATTTTATTGATGAAAAGGCAAGTACAATAAGAAAAGAAATGGTTGACATTGTCACCTATATTAGACAAAATTATTAA
- a CDS encoding MFS transporter yields the protein MSIIEKNNKKLIRSWAMFDWANSAYNLVITSTIFPVYYTTITNTKEHGDVVRFFGFELVNTALSNFALAVAYLVMALTLPFISSYADANGKKKRIMKIFTTIGATACMGLFFFKLETLEIGIVCFVLAAMGYIGGVLFNNSYLPLLASVDQQDKVSAQGFSYGYVGCVTLQILCFIVVLKPEWFGIVDPSLPARISFLMVGIWWLGFSLIPFRYLPNIPATNKGDGLSLVEKVKSEIASVWKHIQKIPEIKKFLPAYFFYGIGVQTLMIVASAFGEKILNLGATKLIGTILLIQLVAIAGAFIMSAISARIGNIKVLMMVVCIWIGICISAYFLKTEIQFYILAALVGLVMGGIQSLSRSTFSKLIPEDIQDTTAFFSFYDVTEKLAIVVGLFSFGMIEQITHNIRYSTLSLSLFFVIGLLLLIRMLRYNKS from the coding sequence ATGTCAATAATTGAAAAGAATAACAAGAAACTCATTCGCTCTTGGGCGATGTTTGATTGGGCTAATTCAGCTTATAATTTGGTCATTACATCAACAATCTTTCCCGTCTACTATACAACGATTACAAATACAAAAGAACATGGAGATGTCGTTCGTTTCTTTGGATTTGAATTGGTCAATACAGCATTATCCAATTTTGCGTTAGCAGTTGCGTATCTGGTGATGGCACTAACGTTACCTTTTATTTCCTCTTATGCAGATGCAAATGGAAAGAAAAAACGGATCATGAAGATTTTTACTACCATTGGAGCAACAGCCTGTATGGGACTTTTTTTCTTTAAACTGGAGACGTTAGAAATTGGAATTGTTTGTTTTGTTTTGGCTGCGATGGGGTATATTGGAGGTGTTCTTTTCAATAACTCTTACCTTCCTCTTCTAGCCTCCGTAGATCAGCAAGATAAAGTGAGCGCACAGGGTTTTTCTTATGGTTATGTTGGCTGTGTGACCTTACAGATCTTATGCTTTATTGTGGTATTGAAACCAGAGTGGTTTGGCATCGTGGATCCCTCATTACCCGCTAGAATTTCATTTTTGATGGTCGGAATTTGGTGGTTAGGATTTTCCTTGATTCCATTTCGATATCTGCCAAATATCCCTGCTACAAATAAAGGTGATGGTTTATCTTTAGTTGAAAAAGTAAAGTCTGAAATTGCTTCCGTTTGGAAACACATTCAAAAGATACCCGAGATTAAGAAATTCTTACCAGCCTATTTCTTTTATGGTATAGGCGTACAAACCTTAATGATCGTCGCATCAGCTTTTGGTGAGAAAATTTTGAATCTAGGTGCTACAAAATTAATCGGTACAATTTTATTGATTCAATTAGTGGCGATAGCAGGTGCTTTTATTATGTCCGCTATTTCTGCTCGAATCGGGAATATTAAAGTATTGATGATGGTGGTTTGCATTTGGATTGGCATTTGTATATCGGCTTATTTCCTAAAAACCGAAATACAATTTTACATTTTGGCGGCTTTGGTTGGTTTAGTCATGGGAGGGATTCAATCTCTTTCAAGATCGACTTTTTCGAAATTAATTCCCGAAGATATTCAAGATACAACTGCTTTTTTCTCTTTTTATGATGTCACTGAAAAACTGGCAATTGTTGTGGGCTTGTTTTCTTTCGGAATGATTGAACAGATAACACACAATATTAGATATTCGACATTATCCTTATCTTTATTTTTTGTAATTGGATTGTTACTGTTAATACGTATGTTGAGGTACAATAAATCCTAA
- a CDS encoding (Fe-S)-binding protein, giving the protein MKVELFVPCFIDQLYPETAFNTIRLLEKAGCEVAYNSEQTCCGQPAYNAGFWDDAKQVGQKFLNDFTADHYIVSPSASCTGMVKHSYNDLFKGAAEQKQCAAIQKNIFEISDFLVNVVKKDYFGAELEGIAVYHDSCSALRECKIKDEPRHLLSKVLGLELVEVKDSEVCCGFGGTFSVKFEGISSAMAEQKVTNALDMHAEYIISTDASCLLQLQAYIDQHKLPIKTIHLVDVLTTGWGNI; this is encoded by the coding sequence ATGAAAGTTGAACTTTTTGTTCCTTGTTTTATTGATCAATTATATCCAGAAACAGCATTTAATACGATTCGTTTGTTAGAAAAAGCTGGATGTGAGGTTGCTTATAACTCGGAGCAAACCTGCTGTGGTCAGCCTGCTTATAATGCCGGTTTTTGGGATGATGCAAAACAAGTTGGACAAAAATTTTTAAATGATTTTACTGCAGATCATTATATTGTATCTCCCTCAGCATCTTGTACAGGCATGGTGAAACATAGCTATAATGATTTATTCAAAGGAGCTGCAGAGCAAAAGCAGTGTGCTGCGATTCAGAAAAATATTTTTGAAATATCCGATTTCTTGGTCAATGTCGTTAAGAAGGATTATTTTGGTGCAGAACTAGAAGGAATTGCCGTGTATCATGATTCATGCTCTGCATTGCGCGAATGTAAAATCAAAGACGAACCAAGACATTTACTAAGTAAAGTGCTTGGACTAGAGTTGGTTGAAGTAAAAGATAGTGAAGTCTGTTGTGGTTTTGGAGGAACTTTTTCAGTGAAATTTGAAGGTATTTCGTCTGCAATGGCAGAACAAAAGGTCACAAATGCGTTGGACATGCATGCTGAATATATTATTTCAACAGATGCATCTTGTCTACTTCAATTACAGGCGTATATTGACCAGCATAAATTACCAATTAAAACCATACATCTTGTGGATGTATTAACAACTGGCTGGGGAAATATTTAA
- a CDS encoding sugar phosphate isomerase/epimerase family protein — MNSRRDFLKNLGLTAAGVALLPNLDLLAAPKQWFDISLAEWSLHKTLFKGDLKNIDFPELAAKKYGIYGVEYVNAFFKDKAKDMTYLKDLNHRAKDNGVRNVLIMIDGEGNLGDEDATKRKQAVDNHYKWIDAASFLGCHAIRVNAAGKGTPEEVKKAVVDSLSTLAEYGKKSKISIIVENHGGISSHGDWLADTLKTVGKKNCGSLPDLGNFYEYDRYQGVTDLMPYAKGVSAKTHNFDADGNETQIDYARMLKIVKDAKFKGYIGIEYEGDSISEEEGIFATKKLLERLRPTI, encoded by the coding sequence ATGAATTCAAGAAGAGATTTTCTCAAAAATTTGGGTTTAACTGCTGCTGGTGTAGCATTACTACCAAACTTAGATTTATTGGCTGCACCTAAGCAATGGTTTGATATTTCCTTAGCAGAGTGGTCCTTGCACAAAACGCTTTTTAAAGGTGATTTGAAAAATATAGATTTTCCTGAATTAGCAGCAAAAAAATATGGAATTTATGGAGTAGAATATGTAAATGCTTTCTTTAAAGATAAAGCAAAAGATATGACGTATTTGAAAGATTTGAATCATCGTGCTAAAGATAATGGTGTTCGCAACGTTTTGATTATGATCGATGGAGAAGGAAATTTAGGAGATGAAGATGCAACGAAACGTAAACAAGCTGTGGATAACCACTATAAATGGATTGATGCGGCAAGCTTCTTAGGATGCCATGCAATTCGTGTGAATGCAGCTGGTAAAGGTACACCAGAAGAAGTTAAAAAAGCTGTCGTAGATAGTTTGTCAACATTGGCTGAATACGGTAAAAAATCTAAAATCAGTATTATTGTTGAAAATCATGGTGGTATTTCTTCACATGGAGATTGGTTAGCAGATACGTTAAAAACAGTTGGGAAAAAGAACTGTGGAAGCTTACCAGATTTAGGTAATTTTTACGAATATGATCGTTACCAAGGAGTAACAGATTTAATGCCTTATGCAAAAGGTGTGAGTGCTAAAACACACAATTTTGATGCAGATGGTAATGAAACCCAAATCGATTACGCAAGAATGCTTAAAATCGTAAAAGACGCTAAATTCAAAGGTTACATTGGTATTGAATACGAAGGAGATAGTATCAGTGAAGAAGAAGGTATCTTTGCTACTAAAAAATTATTGGAACGTTTACGTCCAACAATTTAG
- a CDS encoding peptide MFS transporter, translated as MSQLKDDALTSHLQTLQVDNILVKGHPAGLFVLFFTEMWERFSYYGMRALLTIFLISEITNGGWGWTNAEAVKLYGLYTGFVFLTPLIGGMIADRLTGYKKAILIGALIMTCGHAAMALEGIHANFFFLGLILMILGNGLFKPNIASMVGKLYPDSSSKKDAGYTIFYMGINGGAFLGMMLCGYIGEKVGWHYGFGLAGLFMFLGMLQFYFAQRIFGTIGESPKAVETDKIKDQNQEEVNTSSHVNRDRLIVIGIFMFASVIFHLAFEQAGGSMTIFAKNYTQRVLDGHTAIIFKWIDAALTVFPILVVTTVLFALAKKIWSKYPMIVICSGISFVIIWILCGWKLQREFNSLSSEVTVSWFPMLNSFFIITLATSFSRIWEKVWNPSGPIKLALGLAIVGLSFAVLSYGSLAIPQGAKTASVSMIWLILAYFLQTVGELCLSPVGLSYVSKLSPKKVIGLLFGIWYCGNAIANFIGGLIGSYIDDITASYSMSYFFGMFTVVSFIFAIILALSSSGIKKMMHGIH; from the coding sequence ATGAGCCAGTTAAAAGATGACGCACTTACCTCACATTTGCAAACACTGCAGGTGGATAATATTCTGGTGAAAGGGCATCCTGCAGGGTTATTCGTCTTATTTTTTACTGAAATGTGGGAGCGTTTCAGTTATTATGGTATGCGTGCGTTGCTTACTATTTTCTTAATCAGTGAAATTACGAATGGAGGGTGGGGCTGGACAAATGCGGAAGCCGTGAAGCTATATGGTCTTTATACTGGATTTGTATTTTTAACACCACTCATCGGAGGAATGATCGCGGATCGTTTAACAGGTTATAAAAAGGCTATTTTAATTGGCGCATTGATTATGACTTGTGGCCATGCTGCTATGGCTTTAGAAGGTATTCATGCTAATTTTTTCTTCCTAGGTTTAATTTTGATGATTTTGGGAAATGGATTATTTAAGCCTAATATTGCTTCTATGGTTGGGAAATTATATCCAGACTCCAGTAGTAAAAAAGATGCAGGATATACAATCTTTTATATGGGGATCAATGGCGGAGCATTTCTAGGGATGATGCTCTGTGGTTACATTGGCGAGAAGGTTGGCTGGCATTATGGTTTTGGTTTAGCAGGTCTTTTTATGTTTTTGGGCATGTTACAGTTTTATTTTGCACAACGCATCTTTGGCACCATTGGTGAATCTCCAAAGGCAGTTGAAACCGATAAGATTAAAGATCAAAATCAAGAAGAGGTAAATACATCGTCCCATGTTAATCGTGATCGTTTAATTGTCATCGGTATTTTTATGTTTGCAAGTGTCATCTTTCACTTGGCTTTCGAACAAGCAGGAGGGTCAATGACCATTTTTGCAAAAAACTATACCCAACGTGTACTAGATGGTCATACAGCAATTATTTTTAAATGGATAGATGCAGCTTTGACCGTATTTCCAATCCTGGTTGTCACGACTGTCTTGTTTGCTTTAGCAAAAAAGATATGGTCTAAATATCCGATGATTGTTATCTGTTCAGGAATCTCGTTTGTTATTATTTGGATCCTTTGTGGTTGGAAATTGCAGAGAGAATTTAATTCCTTATCGTCTGAAGTAACAGTTTCCTGGTTCCCCATGTTAAATTCCTTTTTTATTATCACACTCGCCACTTCTTTTAGTCGTATTTGGGAGAAAGTGTGGAACCCTTCGGGACCAATAAAATTAGCTTTGGGTTTGGCCATCGTTGGTTTGAGTTTCGCTGTACTTTCATATGGAAGTTTAGCTATTCCACAAGGTGCAAAAACAGCATCCGTCAGTATGATCTGGTTAATATTGGCTTATTTTCTTCAAACAGTTGGTGAACTTTGTTTATCACCAGTAGGACTCTCATATGTTAGTAAATTATCACCTAAAAAAGTAATTGGGCTCCTATTCGGAATCTGGTATTGTGGAAATGCAATTGCCAATTTCATTGGAGGTCTTATCGGTTCTTACATTGACGATATAACAGCTAGTTATTCCATGTCTTACTTCTTTGGCATGTTTACGGTAGTTTCTTTTATATTTGCCATTATTTTAGCGCTAAGCAGTTCTGGCATTAAGAAAATGATGCATGGCATTCATTAA
- a CDS encoding peptide MFS transporter has product MNLEKDELLISHLKKQGVDDKMVIGHPAGLFVLFFTEMWERFSYYGMRALLTLFLISSIADKGWGWSNKEAMELYGLYTGLVYLTPLIGGMIADKLTGFKKAILIGALIMTMGHLSMAFEGINENFFYIGLGLMILGNGMFKPNISSMVGNLYPDTSAKKDAGYTIFYMGINAGSFLGMLLCGYIGEKIGWHYGFGLAGVFMFFGMLQFYFGQKIFGVIGESPKAVKAFHDEKIKNHEEATEEVIPANVVRDRLIVVAIFMIASIVFFLAFEQAGGSMSIFAKNYTQRVLSGSAATTFKWIDTILTIAPMVIVSIVLLALAKRIYKQYPLTIIFTGLSFVIIWCLGLWKVFREFGATGTEVGASWFQILNAFFIISLANSFSKFWEKIWNPSGPVKFALGLFLVGVGFAALAYGASDIPQGAKTATVSMIWLIVAYFFHSAGELCLSPVGLSYVSKLSPKKLLGLLFGFWFCASAIANFIGGFLGSYIDRITEQHSMSYFFMIFAIVPAATALILIILNPILKKMMHGIN; this is encoded by the coding sequence ATGAATCTAGAAAAAGACGAGTTACTTATTTCCCATCTGAAAAAACAAGGTGTGGACGATAAGATGGTAATTGGACATCCTGCGGGGTTATTTGTACTATTTTTTACCGAAATGTGGGAGCGCTTCAGCTACTACGGTATGCGTGCTTTGCTTACCTTATTCCTCATTAGTTCAATCGCAGATAAGGGTTGGGGATGGAGCAATAAAGAAGCAATGGAATTATATGGGCTCTATACAGGCTTGGTTTATCTAACCCCATTAATTGGAGGGATGATTGCTGATAAATTGACAGGTTTTAAAAAAGCAATTTTAATAGGCGCATTGATTATGACAATGGGTCATTTATCTATGGCTTTTGAGGGAATAAATGAAAACTTCTTTTATATCGGATTAGGTTTAATGATCTTGGGTAATGGTATGTTTAAACCCAATATCTCTTCAATGGTGGGGAATCTTTATCCTGACACAAGCGCAAAGAAAGATGCTGGCTATACGATTTTCTATATGGGAATCAATGCAGGGTCATTCTTAGGTATGCTCTTGTGTGGGTATATTGGAGAGAAAATCGGGTGGCATTATGGTTTTGGACTAGCAGGTGTTTTCATGTTCTTTGGTATGCTTCAATTCTATTTTGGTCAAAAAATCTTTGGAGTTATCGGAGAATCTCCCAAAGCAGTAAAAGCTTTTCATGATGAAAAAATAAAAAATCATGAAGAAGCAACAGAAGAAGTAATTCCGGCGAATGTTGTGAGAGACCGTCTGATTGTCGTTGCTATTTTTATGATTGCCAGTATCGTCTTCTTTTTAGCATTTGAACAAGCGGGAGGTTCGATGTCTATTTTTGCTAAAAATTATACCCAGCGTGTTCTTTCTGGAAGTGCAGCAACAACTTTTAAATGGATAGATACCATTTTAACAATTGCACCAATGGTTATTGTGAGTATTGTTTTACTTGCCTTAGCTAAACGTATTTATAAGCAATATCCTTTGACCATTATTTTCACGGGCTTATCATTTGTCATTATTTGGTGTTTAGGATTATGGAAAGTTTTTAGAGAGTTCGGTGCAACAGGAACAGAAGTAGGTGCTTCTTGGTTCCAGATATTAAATGCCTTTTTCATTATTTCATTAGCCAATTCGTTTAGTAAATTTTGGGAGAAGATATGGAATCCATCAGGACCAGTAAAATTTGCTTTAGGACTTTTCTTGGTAGGTGTTGGATTTGCAGCATTAGCTTATGGAGCAAGTGATATTCCACAAGGTGCAAAAACTGCTACAGTTAGCATGATCTGGTTGATCGTTGCTTATTTCTTTCATTCTGCAGGTGAATTGTGTCTATCTCCAGTTGGATTATCCTATGTAAGTAAATTATCGCCTAAGAAATTGTTAGGACTATTATTCGGATTTTGGTTTTGTGCATCAGCAATTGCCAATTTTATTGGTGGTTTTTTAGGTTCCTATATTGATCGCATTACGGAGCAACATTCGATGTCTTATTTCTTTATGATTTTTGCCATAGTTCCAGCAGCTACAGCTTTGATATTAATCATTTTAAACCCTATCCTGAAAAAAATGATGCACGGCATCAATTAA